From Deltaproteobacteria bacterium, one genomic window encodes:
- a CDS encoding DUF433 domain-containing protein produces the protein MEIAPKITVDKNVRFGRPVIKGTRVPVDLILGKLAGGMSYEEVMAEYDLTREDILAALDYAAKHLLGEEVRALG, from the coding sequence ATGGAGATAGCTCCAAAGATTACAGTAGACAAAAATGTTCGTTTCGGTAGGCCTGTAATAAAGGGTACTCGTGTTCCTGTGGATTTGATCCTTGGTAAGTTGGCAGGTGGGATGAGTTATGAAGAGGTTATGGCCGAATACGATTTAACTAGAGAAGACATATTAGCTGCTTTGGATTATGCTGCGAAACACCTTTTAGGTGAAGAAGTAAGAGCTTTGGGTTAA